One genomic window of Gallaecimonas sp. GXIMD4217 includes the following:
- a CDS encoding DUF945 family protein has translation MKKTLISLAILACGAAGTTYYAGMEAEKQYQDLVGSLNQQKGIKARSMKFERQFLAGQAQTRVEFTDEGTLALLKELGMPASYVLDHQFKHLPWQVDVHTTLRMTKELAKFKAGFGAVEEPVLLDSTTNLLGQTSFEGRMAMANWSADNGGKTRFYPLSFTGTFQHRDGQLAMNASWNGLEMKAADSRLVMSGIKLDEQRRFTDLGLGVGRSSLTLGALTVNNADGFVGLSAVSMVKDDDVSANGKYRQHSVLQADELKINNDRFKALKLDMTLADFDARALTKVQKLSNNLLADEGNQVAADAFLEALLALLAKGGELQVDNLSMSASTGELKGQGNIRLKAGELKGIESLMGLLNGQFDLQLPKQLGSLEPVDQETLAVLVERGWVREQGSRISMSFRIDDKELSVNGQPLASLL, from the coding sequence GTGAAAAAGACCCTTATTTCGCTTGCGATCCTGGCCTGTGGCGCGGCCGGAACCACCTATTATGCTGGCATGGAAGCCGAAAAGCAGTATCAGGATCTGGTTGGAAGCCTCAATCAACAAAAGGGCATCAAGGCCCGCTCCATGAAGTTCGAACGCCAGTTCCTGGCCGGCCAGGCCCAGACCCGCGTCGAGTTCACCGATGAAGGCACCCTGGCGCTGCTCAAGGAGCTGGGCATGCCGGCGAGCTATGTGCTCGACCACCAATTCAAGCACCTGCCCTGGCAGGTGGACGTGCATACCACCCTGCGCATGACCAAGGAGCTGGCCAAGTTCAAGGCCGGTTTCGGCGCCGTCGAGGAGCCGGTGCTGCTGGACAGCACCACCAACCTGCTGGGCCAGACCAGCTTCGAAGGCCGCATGGCCATGGCCAACTGGAGCGCGGATAACGGCGGCAAGACCCGTTTTTACCCGCTGTCCTTCACCGGTACCTTCCAGCACCGGGATGGCCAGCTGGCCATGAACGCCAGCTGGAACGGCCTGGAGATGAAGGCCGCCGACAGCCGCCTGGTGATGAGCGGCATCAAGCTGGACGAGCAGCGCCGCTTCACCGATCTTGGCCTCGGCGTGGGCCGGTCCAGCCTGACCCTGGGCGCCCTGACCGTCAACAATGCCGACGGCTTCGTGGGCCTGTCCGCTGTCAGCATGGTCAAGGACGACGATGTCTCCGCCAACGGCAAGTACCGCCAGCACAGCGTGCTGCAGGCCGACGAGCTGAAGATCAACAACGATCGCTTCAAGGCCCTGAAGCTGGACATGACCCTGGCCGATTTCGACGCCCGGGCCCTGACCAAGGTGCAGAAGCTGTCCAACAACCTGCTGGCCGACGAGGGCAACCAGGTCGCCGCCGATGCCTTCCTGGAGGCGCTGCTGGCGCTGCTGGCCAAGGGCGGCGAGCTGCAGGTAGACAACCTGTCCATGAGCGCCAGCACCGGCGAACTCAAGGGTCAGGGCAATATCCGCCTCAAGGCCGGCGAGCTCAAGGGTATCGAGAGCCTGATGGGCCTGCTCAACGGCCAGTTCGACCTGCAGCTGCCCAAGCAGCTTGGCAGCCTGGAGCCGGTCGACCAGGAAACCCTGGCGGTGCTGGTGGAAAGGGGCTGGGTCCGGGAGCAGGGCAGCCGCATCAGCATGAGCTTCCGCATCGACGACAAGGAACTGTCGGTCAATGGTCAGCCGCTGGCTAGCCTGCTGTAA
- a CDS encoding GNAT family N-acetyltransferase: protein MLKWATEFEDLIKVFSVRAMVFMDEQKVPFSEEWDQFELQCQHLLVEEDGEPIGCGRLRLTRDGAKLERIAVRRQWRGLGLGWQITQALMLRAGELGVTRLYLNAQLEAAPLYEKAGFIRVGEPFDEAGIMHIRMEKG, encoded by the coding sequence ATGCTGAAGTGGGCCACGGAATTCGAGGATCTTATCAAGGTGTTTTCCGTCCGCGCCATGGTCTTCATGGACGAACAAAAGGTGCCTTTTAGCGAAGAATGGGACCAGTTCGAGCTGCAATGTCAGCATTTGCTGGTTGAAGAAGATGGCGAGCCCATCGGCTGCGGCCGGTTGAGGCTGACCCGGGACGGGGCCAAGCTGGAGCGCATCGCGGTGCGCCGCCAGTGGCGTGGCCTGGGCCTGGGCTGGCAAATCACCCAGGCGCTGATGCTAAGGGCCGGTGAGCTGGGCGTCACCAGGCTGTACCTCAATGCCCAGCTGGAAGCGGCGCCCCTGTACGAAAAAGCCGGCTTCATCCGGGTCGGTGAACCCTTCGATGAAGCCGGCATCATGCACATCAGGATGGAGAAGGGCTGA
- a CDS encoding S46 family peptidase: MKKIWCVAGLLSASALASEGMWMPHQLPQMDKTLKDAGIEIAPAALADLTKHPMNAVISLGGCTASFVSPKGLVVTNHHCAYGSISYNSSADKNLIKDGFLAKTLTDELPAAPGSRVFVTVAMDDVTAKVNDGLAQLSGKARFDAIEEKEKALVAACEQEAGYRCSVYSYYGGLEHWLLKQMEIKDVRLVYAPAEAVGVYGGDIDNWMWPRHTGDFAFYRAYVGKDGKPAEFSKDNVPYEPKHFLKVNGQGVAKGDFVMVAGYPGSTNRYRTAVETAHAIDWYYPTSQKRLADLNDVIGKACEGDEDACIKYASYRQGLKNYAKNFQGMLDGFKRSDLVERKQKLEAELAAWVKADADRQAQWGQSLDALAKLIEEDQRQDQRDMLRRGVSNGALFGAARTLYKWSLEQQKPDAEREAGYQARDKARKVNAMKRIERRFHPKVDKALWLHGLESYAKLDKADRIQAIDQALKVVDGKGASAEVLDGLYANTQLTDTQVRLAWLDKKPEDFKKSSDPFIQLAVASHEAFEAIKSDAEERYGRFMTLRPKFMEALIAFKQEKGELVYPDANSSLRVTYGHVRGYTPPKGTITQAQDGALYRKDGQSEYLPFTTLQGIVAKHTGETPFDAPKAQRDLINDRDFGAYYMQSIDSVPVNYLSDVDTTGGNSGSPTLNARGELVGLLFDGTYESINGDWDFTDSTRSIHVDGRYMLWVMEKLDGAENLLEEMEIVGLEQE; this comes from the coding sequence ATGAAAAAAATCTGGTGTGTGGCCGGGCTGCTGAGCGCGTCAGCCCTGGCCAGCGAGGGCATGTGGATGCCCCATCAACTGCCGCAGATGGACAAGACCCTCAAGGATGCCGGCATCGAAATCGCCCCGGCGGCACTGGCGGATCTCACCAAGCATCCCATGAACGCGGTGATCAGCCTGGGCGGCTGCACGGCGTCCTTCGTGTCCCCCAAGGGCCTGGTGGTCACCAACCACCACTGCGCCTACGGCTCCATTTCCTATAACTCCAGCGCCGACAAGAACCTGATCAAGGACGGCTTCCTGGCCAAGACCCTGACCGACGAGCTGCCGGCGGCGCCGGGCTCGCGGGTGTTTGTGACCGTGGCCATGGACGACGTCACCGCCAAGGTCAACGACGGCCTGGCGCAGCTGTCCGGCAAGGCCCGCTTCGACGCCATCGAGGAGAAGGAAAAGGCCCTGGTGGCCGCCTGTGAACAGGAAGCAGGCTATCGCTGCTCCGTGTACAGCTACTACGGCGGCCTGGAGCACTGGCTGCTCAAGCAGATGGAGATCAAGGACGTGCGCCTGGTCTATGCCCCGGCCGAGGCGGTGGGCGTCTATGGCGGCGACATCGACAACTGGATGTGGCCCCGCCACACCGGCGACTTTGCCTTCTACCGCGCCTACGTGGGCAAGGACGGCAAGCCGGCCGAGTTCTCCAAGGACAACGTGCCTTACGAGCCCAAACACTTCCTCAAGGTCAACGGCCAGGGCGTGGCCAAGGGCGATTTCGTGATGGTGGCCGGCTACCCGGGCTCCACCAACCGCTACCGCACCGCCGTTGAAACCGCCCATGCCATCGACTGGTACTACCCCACCAGCCAGAAGCGCCTGGCCGACCTCAATGACGTCATCGGCAAGGCCTGCGAGGGTGACGAGGACGCCTGCATCAAGTACGCCTCCTACCGCCAGGGCCTGAAGAACTACGCCAAGAACTTCCAGGGCATGCTGGACGGCTTCAAGCGTTCCGATCTGGTCGAGCGCAAGCAGAAGCTGGAGGCCGAGCTGGCCGCCTGGGTCAAGGCCGACGCCGATCGCCAGGCCCAGTGGGGCCAGTCCCTGGACGCCCTGGCCAAGCTGATCGAGGAAGATCAACGCCAGGACCAGCGCGACATGCTGCGCCGCGGCGTTTCCAACGGCGCCCTGTTCGGCGCTGCCCGCACCCTCTACAAGTGGTCCCTGGAACAGCAGAAGCCGGACGCAGAGCGTGAGGCCGGTTACCAGGCGCGCGACAAGGCCCGCAAGGTCAACGCCATGAAGCGCATCGAGCGCCGCTTCCATCCCAAGGTGGACAAGGCCCTGTGGCTGCACGGCCTGGAAAGCTACGCCAAGCTGGACAAGGCCGACCGCATCCAGGCCATCGACCAGGCTCTGAAGGTGGTTGACGGCAAGGGCGCCTCCGCCGAGGTGCTGGACGGTCTCTACGCCAACACCCAGCTCACCGATACCCAGGTGCGCCTGGCCTGGCTGGACAAGAAGCCCGAGGACTTCAAGAAGAGCAGCGATCCCTTCATCCAGCTGGCGGTGGCCAGCCATGAAGCCTTCGAGGCCATCAAGAGCGACGCCGAGGAGCGCTACGGCCGCTTCATGACCCTCAGACCCAAGTTCATGGAGGCGCTGATCGCCTTCAAGCAGGAAAAGGGCGAGCTGGTCTACCCGGACGCCAACTCCAGCCTGAGGGTGACCTACGGCCATGTGCGCGGTTATACCCCGCCCAAGGGCACCATCACCCAGGCCCAGGACGGCGCCCTCTACCGCAAGGACGGCCAGTCCGAATACCTGCCCTTCACCACCTTGCAGGGCATCGTCGCCAAGCATACTGGTGAAACGCCCTTCGATGCCCCCAAGGCCCAGCGGGATCTGATCAACGACCGCGACTTCGGTGCCTACTACATGCAGTCCATCGACTCGGTGCCGGTAAACTACCTGTCCGACGTGGACACCACCGGCGGTAACTCCGGCTCACCGACCCTGAACGCCAGGGGCGAGCTGGTGGGCCTGCTGTTCGACGGCACCTACGAGTCCATCAACGGCGACTGGGACTTCACCGACAGCACCCGCTCCATCCATGTGGATGGCCGCTACATGCTGTGGGTGATGGAAAAGCTCGACGGCGCCGAGAACCTCCTGGAAGAGATGGAGATCGTTGGCCTCGAGCAGGAGTAA
- a CDS encoding tetratricopeptide repeat protein yields MSNLIQDVNELNAQQLLVDASMEHPVLVQFWAQGSEPCAELSPILEKLVNEYQGRFTLARVDCQTEYGLVQHFRIQTLPTLYLIKDGQPVDGLAGPQTEDSVRALLDKHLPDQAQQDLQAGKAALAEGRHDDALQLLLQAKASPRLDGDAALAVALARTYLALERLDDAEALLDAIPLADQDGDYKAAVAELELKKEAADTPAIRELQARLEADPGDDQARLQLALQLHQVGRNEEALASLLALLKKELDFGNGEARKLYQDILTALGQGNALAAQYRRALYSLLY; encoded by the coding sequence ATGAGCAACCTTATCCAAGACGTCAATGAACTCAACGCCCAGCAGCTGCTGGTGGATGCCTCCATGGAGCACCCGGTGCTGGTGCAGTTCTGGGCCCAGGGCAGCGAGCCCTGCGCCGAGCTGAGTCCCATCCTCGAGAAGCTGGTCAACGAATACCAGGGCCGCTTTACCCTGGCCAGGGTGGATTGCCAGACCGAGTACGGCCTGGTGCAGCATTTCCGCATCCAGACCTTGCCGACCCTGTACCTGATCAAGGACGGCCAGCCGGTGGACGGCCTGGCCGGGCCCCAAACCGAGGACAGCGTTCGCGCCCTGCTGGACAAGCACCTGCCGGATCAGGCCCAGCAGGATCTTCAGGCCGGCAAGGCGGCCCTGGCCGAGGGCCGTCATGACGACGCCCTGCAGCTGCTGCTCCAGGCCAAGGCCAGCCCGCGCCTGGACGGCGACGCCGCCCTGGCGGTGGCCCTGGCTCGCACCTACCTGGCCCTGGAGCGCCTCGACGACGCCGAGGCCCTGCTGGACGCCATCCCCCTGGCGGACCAGGACGGCGATTACAAGGCCGCGGTGGCGGAGCTGGAGCTGAAGAAGGAGGCCGCCGACACCCCGGCCATCCGCGAGCTCCAGGCCAGGCTGGAGGCCGATCCGGGCGACGACCAGGCGCGGCTGCAGCTGGCCCTGCAGCTGCACCAGGTGGGCCGCAACGAGGAGGCCCTGGCCTCCCTGCTGGCGCTGCTGAAGAAGGAACTGGATTTCGGCAACGGCGAGGCCCGCAAGCTGTACCAGGACATCCTCACCGCCCTGGGCCAGGGCAATGCCCTGGCCGCCCAGTACCGGCGGGCCCTCTACTCCCTGCTCTACTGA
- a CDS encoding DUF2007 domain-containing protein has product MESCLYTAANSIEAHLLEGLLSTAGITVRLEGEPLMGAAGELPVEVQQIKLWCDEFQLDKALALVADYLANAGRDWPCPACGEANGGSFEICWHCRTPRPM; this is encoded by the coding sequence ATGGAAAGCTGCCTCTATACCGCCGCCAACAGCATCGAAGCCCACCTGCTGGAGGGACTGCTGTCCACCGCCGGCATCACCGTGCGCCTGGAAGGGGAGCCGCTGATGGGGGCCGCCGGCGAACTGCCGGTGGAGGTGCAGCAGATCAAGCTCTGGTGTGACGAGTTCCAGCTGGACAAGGCCCTGGCCCTGGTGGCCGACTACCTGGCCAATGCCGGGCGCGACTGGCCCTGTCCGGCCTGCGGCGAGGCCAACGGCGGCAGCTTCGAGATCTGCTGGCACTGCCGGACGCCAAGGCCGATGTAG
- a CDS encoding lipase family protein, translating to MKFYAHPQGLSRANLAYLSALCARAGGQEADPGLGNNLSLIEVGNSTLLLAPGDKRLLIAVHHDEGNTREWATDVRAALVPWPKDNPLGKVHGDWLALGERLWQELRPELVKRTRADTAIWLTGHGLGGALCQWLAARLTLLDDGIELAGVVSFGSPRIFDAALAKRLEEQLGERLWRVVNDQDVLTRLPPQCFGYRHAGQLCYFDLAGGLHDSDSDSSKWWGQFWDRCHYHGQWPFALDSSQIQEHGVEEYQQLCRSASR from the coding sequence GTGAAATTCTATGCCCATCCCCAGGGCCTGAGCCGGGCCAACCTGGCCTACCTGAGCGCGCTGTGTGCCCGGGCCGGCGGCCAGGAGGCGGATCCCGGCCTCGGCAACAACCTGTCCCTCATCGAGGTCGGCAACAGTACCCTGCTGCTGGCGCCGGGCGACAAGCGGCTGCTGATCGCCGTCCACCATGACGAAGGCAACACCAGAGAATGGGCCACGGACGTGCGGGCGGCGCTGGTGCCCTGGCCAAAAGACAACCCCCTCGGCAAGGTCCACGGCGACTGGCTGGCCCTGGGCGAGCGGCTGTGGCAGGAACTCAGGCCGGAGCTTGTCAAGCGTACCAGGGCCGATACCGCCATCTGGCTCACCGGTCATGGCCTGGGCGGGGCCCTGTGCCAGTGGCTGGCGGCGCGGCTGACCCTGCTGGACGACGGCATCGAGCTGGCCGGGGTGGTCAGCTTCGGCAGCCCCCGCATCTTCGACGCCGCCCTGGCCAAGCGGCTGGAGGAGCAGCTGGGCGAGCGGCTTTGGCGGGTGGTCAACGACCAGGACGTGCTGACCCGGCTGCCGCCCCAGTGCTTCGGCTACCGCCACGCCGGCCAGCTCTGCTATTTCGATCTGGCCGGCGGCCTCCACGACAGCGACAGCGACAGCAGCAAATGGTGGGGCCAGTTCTGGGACCGCTGCCATTACCACGGCCAGTGGCCCTTTGCCCTGGACTCCAGCCAGATCCAGGAGCACGGTGTGGAGGAGTACCAACAGCTCTGTAGAAGCGCCAGCCGCTAG
- the arfB gene encoding alternative ribosome rescue aminoacyl-tRNA hydrolase ArfB, whose protein sequence is MLVISNAVSIPDDELEFTAMRAQGAGGQHVNRTESAVQLRFNYRRSPSLPDFYKERLAGYSDGRITQDGDILIKSQEHRSQLRNKEEALERLRALILDATRVQKVRRPTKPTRASQKRRVEGKKSRAKIKAGRGKVKFD, encoded by the coding sequence GTGCTGGTGATTTCCAACGCGGTGAGCATCCCCGATGACGAGTTGGAATTCACCGCCATGCGCGCCCAGGGCGCCGGCGGCCAGCACGTCAACCGCACCGAAAGCGCCGTGCAGCTGCGCTTCAACTACCGCCGCTCGCCGTCGCTGCCGGACTTCTACAAGGAACGCCTGGCCGGCTACAGCGACGGCCGCATCACCCAGGACGGCGACATCCTCATCAAGTCCCAGGAGCACCGCAGCCAGCTCAGGAACAAGGAAGAGGCCCTGGAAAGGCTCAGGGCGCTGATCCTGGATGCCACCCGCGTGCAGAAGGTGCGCCGTCCCACCAAGCCCACCAGGGCCAGCCAGAAGCGGCGGGTCGAGGGCAAGAAGAGCCGCGCCAAGATCAAGGCCGGACGCGGCAAGGTCAAATTCGACTGA
- the dcd gene encoding dCTP deaminase: MRLCDTHIEEYLRDGRIQIEPMPAADSISGVSMDVRLGHKFRVFQDHTAPFIDLSGPKAEVQAALERVMSDEIHIPDGEAFFLHPGELALAVTHESVTLPDDIVGWLDGRSSLARLGLMVHVTAHRIDPGWSGRIVLEFYNSGKLPLALRPLMKIGALNFEKLSAPAARPYNKRVDAKYKDQQGAVASRISQDSQGD, from the coding sequence ATGCGCCTTTGTGACACCCACATCGAAGAATACCTGCGGGACGGCCGCATCCAGATCGAACCCATGCCGGCCGCCGACAGCATCAGCGGCGTCTCCATGGACGTGCGCCTGGGCCACAAGTTCCGGGTCTTCCAGGACCACACCGCGCCCTTCATCGACCTGTCCGGCCCCAAGGCCGAGGTGCAGGCGGCCCTGGAGCGGGTGATGAGCGACGAGATCCACATCCCCGACGGCGAGGCCTTCTTCCTGCATCCCGGCGAGCTGGCCCTGGCGGTGACCCACGAGTCGGTGACCCTGCCCGACGACATCGTCGGCTGGCTGGATGGTCGCTCCTCCCTGGCCCGCCTGGGGTTGATGGTGCACGTGACCGCCCACCGCATCGATCCGGGCTGGAGCGGCCGCATCGTGCTGGAGTTCTACAACTCCGGCAAGCTGCCGTTGGCGCTTCGGCCGCTGATGAAGATAGGTGCCCTCAACTTCGAGAAGCTGTCCGCCCCGGCGGCGCGGCCCTACAACAAGCGCGTTGACGCCAAGTACAAGGACCAGCAGGGCGCCGTGGCCAGCCGTATCAGCCAGGACAGCCAGGGCGACTGA
- the udk gene encoding uridine kinase, with protein sequence MSSDHPCVIIGIAGASASGKSLIASTIFHELKKELGRSEIAVIKEDSYYRDQSHLSMEERVKTNYDHPNAFEHELLIQHLKDLQDGKAVEIPEYCYENHTRKQDVTHRLEPKKVIILEGILLLSHAPLREMLQASIFVDAPLDICLTRRLRRDVAERGRTMESVLKQYKDTVRPMFMQFIEPSKQYADIIIPRGGKNRIAIDMLKARILQHL encoded by the coding sequence ATGTCCAGTGACCATCCTTGCGTCATTATCGGTATCGCCGGTGCCTCCGCCTCAGGCAAGTCCCTGATCGCCAGCACCATTTTCCACGAGCTCAAGAAGGAACTGGGCCGCAGCGAAATCGCCGTGATCAAGGAGGATTCCTACTACCGGGATCAGTCGCATCTGTCCATGGAAGAGCGGGTCAAGACCAACTACGACCACCCCAACGCCTTCGAGCACGAGCTGCTGATCCAGCACCTCAAGGATCTCCAGGACGGCAAGGCCGTGGAGATCCCCGAGTACTGCTACGAGAACCACACCCGCAAGCAGGACGTGACCCACCGCCTGGAGCCCAAGAAGGTGATCATCCTCGAAGGGATCCTGCTGCTGTCCCACGCGCCGCTGCGGGAGATGCTGCAGGCCTCCATCTTCGTGGACGCGCCCCTGGACATCTGCCTGACCCGCCGCCTGCGCCGGGACGTGGCCGAGCGCGGCCGCACCATGGAATCCGTGCTCAAGCAGTACAAGGACACGGTGCGCCCCATGTTCATGCAGTTCATCGAGCCCTCCAAGCAGTACGCGGACATCATCATCCCCCGCGGCGGCAAGAACCGCATCGCCATCGACATGCTCAAGGCCCGTATCCTCCAGCACCTGTAA
- the apbC gene encoding iron-sulfur cluster carrier protein ApbC encodes MRFFSRKSASPLDKIRCPLSGKALKDIATHIDDGDEQLAIRLPYPPALVEAELREALGPVLKGRELVLSGSLPRYGEGLGNVKNIIAVASGKGGVGKSTTSINLALALKALGLKVGVLDADLFGPSLPIMVGKKGERPESPDGKVMYPIQAHGLYTQSLGYLVEADNAAVWRGPMASTALLQLINETRWPELDVLIVDMPPGTGDIQLTLSQKVPLTGAVIVTTPQDLALADAIKGISMFDKVSVPVLGLVENMSFHICSNCGHHEAIFGEEGGKALAQQKGLALLGQIPLHMAIRAQTDGGNPTVVAEPQGEHARAYLAAARSLIGQLVQRPVPAQRIGVQIVEP; translated from the coding sequence ATGCGCTTTTTCTCCCGTAAGTCCGCCTCCCCCCTGGATAAAATCCGCTGCCCCCTGAGCGGCAAGGCCCTCAAGGACATCGCCACCCATATCGACGACGGCGACGAGCAATTGGCCATCCGCCTGCCCTATCCGCCGGCCCTGGTCGAGGCCGAGCTGCGCGAGGCTCTGGGGCCGGTGCTGAAGGGCCGGGAGCTGGTGCTGTCCGGCAGCCTGCCCCGCTACGGCGAGGGCCTGGGCAACGTCAAGAACATCATCGCCGTGGCCTCGGGCAAGGGCGGGGTGGGCAAGTCCACCACCAGCATCAACCTGGCCCTGGCCCTGAAGGCGCTGGGCCTCAAGGTGGGCGTGCTGGACGCGGATCTGTTCGGCCCGAGCTTGCCGATCATGGTCGGTAAAAAAGGCGAGCGTCCCGAGAGCCCGGACGGCAAGGTGATGTACCCCATCCAGGCCCACGGCCTCTACACCCAGTCCCTGGGCTACCTGGTGGAGGCCGACAACGCCGCGGTGTGGCGCGGCCCCATGGCCAGCACGGCGCTGCTGCAGCTGATCAACGAGACCCGCTGGCCGGAGCTGGACGTGCTGATCGTCGACATGCCGCCGGGCACCGGCGACATCCAGCTGACCCTGAGCCAGAAGGTGCCGCTGACCGGCGCCGTCATCGTCACCACCCCCCAGGATCTGGCCCTGGCCGACGCCATCAAGGGCATCAGCATGTTCGACAAGGTGTCGGTGCCGGTGCTGGGCCTGGTGGAGAACATGAGCTTCCATATCTGCTCCAACTGCGGTCATCACGAGGCCATCTTCGGCGAAGAGGGCGGCAAGGCGTTGGCGCAGCAAAAAGGCCTGGCGCTCCTGGGGCAGATCCCGTTGCACATGGCCATCCGCGCCCAGACCGACGGCGGCAACCCGACCGTGGTGGCCGAGCCACAGGGCGAGCACGCCCGGGCCTACCTGGCGGCGGCACGGTCACTCATTGGCCAGTTGGTGCAGCGGCCGGTGCCGGCCCAGCGGATCGGCGTTCAGATCGTCGAGCCTTGA
- the metG gene encoding methionine--tRNA ligase — protein MANDARRILVTSALPYANGPIHLGHMLEYIQTDIWVRFQKLRGHQCHYVCADDTHGTPIMLKAREQGISPEEMIARTQVEHEADFQEFLVDFDHYHSTHSDENRELAALIYNRLNDGGYIKAETISQLYDPQEEMFLPDRFVKGSCPKCGAEDQNGDNCEVCGATYGPTDLRDPKSVVSGATPVLRDSEHYFFDLPAFEDMLKDWTNSGALQSEIANKLNEWFEQGLQRWDISRDAPYFGFEIPGAPGKYFYVWLDAPIGYLASFKALCAKSGLDFDDYWKPGSDAEVYHFIGKDIIYFHSLFWPAMLHGAQLRQPTNVFAHGYVTVNGAKMSKSRGTFIKARTYLDNLEPEYLRYYYAAKLSARIDDIDLNLEDFAQRCNTDLVNKLVNIASRTAGFISKKFDGRLADSWGADEPLFDEFVAQAELIAQHYETREFGKAMREIMALADKANVFINDAAPWVLAKNEDTQQRAHQVCSLSLNLFKVLVTYLKPVLPELAAKVEGFLGTELTWDNLGQELKDHPIAAFKALMNRIDMKKVEAMVDASKDNLQAAEAPKASGPLADEPIADTINFDEFAKVDLRVARINKAEHVEGADKLLRLELDLGGETRQVFAGIKSAYAPDDLVGRLTVMVANLAPRKMKFGMSEGMVLAAGPGGKEIFILSPDQGAQPGQRVM, from the coding sequence ATGGCAAATGATGCCCGCCGTATTCTGGTAACCAGCGCCCTCCCCTACGCCAATGGCCCCATCCATTTGGGCCACATGCTGGAGTACATCCAGACCGATATCTGGGTCCGTTTTCAAAAGCTGCGTGGCCACCAATGCCACTATGTGTGTGCCGACGACACCCACGGCACCCCCATCATGCTCAAGGCCCGCGAACAGGGCATCAGCCCGGAAGAGATGATCGCCCGCACCCAGGTGGAGCACGAGGCCGACTTCCAGGAGTTCCTGGTCGACTTCGACCACTACCACTCCACCCACAGCGACGAGAACCGTGAGCTGGCCGCCCTGATCTACAACCGCCTCAACGACGGCGGCTACATCAAGGCCGAGACCATCTCCCAGCTCTACGATCCCCAGGAAGAGATGTTCCTGCCGGACCGCTTCGTCAAGGGCAGCTGTCCCAAGTGCGGCGCCGAAGACCAGAACGGCGACAACTGCGAGGTCTGCGGCGCCACCTACGGCCCCACGGACCTGCGCGATCCCAAGTCGGTGGTGTCCGGCGCGACGCCTGTGCTGCGCGACTCCGAGCACTACTTCTTCGACCTGCCCGCCTTCGAGGACATGCTCAAGGACTGGACCAACTCCGGCGCCCTGCAGTCCGAAATCGCCAACAAGCTCAACGAGTGGTTCGAGCAGGGCCTGCAGCGCTGGGACATCTCCCGCGACGCCCCCTACTTCGGCTTCGAGATCCCCGGCGCCCCCGGCAAGTACTTCTACGTATGGCTGGACGCCCCCATCGGCTACCTGGCCAGCTTCAAGGCCCTGTGCGCCAAGTCCGGCCTCGATTTCGACGACTACTGGAAACCGGGCTCCGACGCCGAGGTCTACCACTTCATCGGCAAGGACATCATCTACTTCCACTCGCTGTTCTGGCCGGCCATGCTGCACGGCGCCCAGCTGCGCCAGCCCACCAACGTCTTCGCCCACGGCTATGTGACCGTCAACGGCGCCAAGATGTCCAAGTCCCGCGGCACCTTCATCAAGGCCCGCACCTACCTGGACAACCTGGAGCCCGAGTACCTGCGTTACTACTACGCCGCCAAGCTGTCCGCCCGCATCGACGACATCGACCTGAACCTGGAAGACTTCGCCCAGCGCTGCAACACCGATCTGGTCAACAAGCTGGTCAACATCGCCAGCCGCACCGCCGGTTTCATCAGCAAGAAGTTCGACGGCAGGCTTGCCGACAGCTGGGGCGCCGACGAGCCGCTGTTTGACGAATTCGTGGCCCAGGCCGAGCTCATCGCCCAGCACTACGAAACCCGCGAGTTCGGCAAGGCCATGCGTGAGATCATGGCCCTGGCCGACAAGGCCAACGTCTTCATCAACGACGCCGCCCCCTGGGTGCTGGCCAAGAACGAAGACACCCAGCAGCGCGCCCACCAGGTGTGCTCCTTGAGCCTGAACCTGTTCAAGGTGCTGGTCACCTACCTCAAGCCGGTGCTGCCGGAACTGGCCGCCAAGGTCGAGGGCTTCCTGGGCACCGAGCTTACTTGGGACAACCTGGGCCAGGAACTGAAGGATCACCCCATCGCCGCCTTCAAGGCGCTGATGAACCGTATCGACATGAAGAAGGTGGAAGCCATGGTCGACGCCTCCAAGGACAACCTGCAGGCCGCCGAGGCGCCCAAGGCCAGCGGCCCCCTGGCTGACGAGCCCATCGCCGACACCATCAACTTCGACGAATTCGCCAAGGTGGATCTGCGGGTGGCCCGCATCAACAAGGCCGAGCACGTGGAAGGCGCCGACAAGCTGCTGCGCCTGGAGCTGGATCTGGGCGGCGAGACCCGCCAGGTGTTCGCCGGCATCAAGTCCGCCTATGCGCCCGACGATCTGGTGGGCCGCCTCACCGTCATGGTCGCCAACCTGGCGCCGCGCAAGATGAAGTTCGGTATGTCCGAAGGCATGGTCCTGGCGGCCGGCCCCGGCGGCAAGGAGATCTTCATCCTCAGCCCCGACCAGGGCGCCCAGCCCGGCCAGCGGGTGATGTAA